Proteins encoded in a region of the Diadema setosum chromosome 7, eeDiaSeto1, whole genome shotgun sequence genome:
- the LOC140230484 gene encoding cytosolic iron-sulfur assembly component 2A-like has product MLMTLLTTLYVAKMFLQGRLGETAVKEEGNGPGVPGTVQMDETKSVPNSVAPAKSPCPDWTTQEELDEMAGAVYDLIRDIRDPEKPNSLEELEVVYEDGVIVSALETEEQGHMINIEFTPTVPHCSLATLIGLCLRVRLDRSLPNKHKIDILVKKGTHATEDDINKQINDKERIAAAMENPNLRKLVEKCVSIEDY; this is encoded by the exons ATGCTGATGACTCTCTTGACCACCCTGTATGTGGCAAAGATGTTCCTTCAAGGACGTCTTGGTGAAACTGCAGTCAAAGAAGAGGGGAATGGACCTGGTGTGCCGGGGACGGTTCAAATGGATGAAACGAAAAGTGTGCCAAACAGTGTGGCACCTGCCAAGTCACCCTGCCCCGACTGGACCACACAGGAAGAACTGGACGAAATGGCAGGGgcagtgtatg ATTTGATTCGAGACATCAGAGATCCTGAAAAACCAAACTCTCTGGAAGAGCTGGAAGTAGTCTACGAAGATGGCGTCATAGTTTCTGCCCTTGAGACAGAAGAGCAGGGTCACATGATCAATATCGAGTTCACCCCAACTGTACCGCACTGCTCCCTGGCGACATTGATAG GGCTGTGCCTACGTGTCAGGCTAGACAGAAGTCTTCCAAACAAACATAAG ATTGATATCTTGGTGAAGAAAGGAACGCATGCAACAGAAGACGACA TTAACAAGCAGATAAATGACAAGGAAAGAATTGCAGCTGCCATGGAGAATCCAAATCTCAGGAAACTTGTGGAAAAATGTGTCAGCATAGAGGACTACTGA